From Chryseobacterium gallinarum, one genomic window encodes:
- the rnhA gene encoding ribonuclease HI, whose amino-acid sequence MRIEIYTDGACSGNPGKGGYGILMRVPERNYQKTFSKGFRKTTNNRMELLAVITALEKLKSTDNEIHIYTDSKYVADAINQNWISGWIKRGWKNVKNPDLWKKFIELYHKHTPKMHWIKGHAGHFENELCDKLAVAAAASDRLEIDTYFENLDNNSLF is encoded by the coding sequence TTGAGAATCGAAATATACACCGATGGTGCTTGCAGCGGAAACCCGGGAAAGGGCGGATATGGAATTCTCATGCGCGTTCCTGAGAGAAATTACCAGAAAACTTTCTCCAAAGGCTTCCGGAAAACTACCAACAACCGAATGGAACTTCTGGCTGTAATTACCGCATTAGAAAAGCTGAAATCTACAGACAATGAAATCCACATCTATACAGACAGCAAATATGTGGCTGATGCCATCAACCAAAACTGGATTTCAGGCTGGATAAAAAGAGGCTGGAAAAATGTAAAAAATCCTGATCTCTGGAAAAAATTTATCGAACTTTATCATAAACATACTCCTAAAATGCACTGGATAAAAGGACACGCAGGACATTTTGAAAATGAACTTTGTGATAAACTGGCAGTTGCAGCCGCGGCTTCCGACCGCCTCGAAATTGACACCTATTTTGAGAACCTGGATAACAACTCGCTTTTTTAG
- the dnaB gene encoding replicative DNA helicase — translation MAQKETLSSLTHGNFAKELSIADGKMPPNAVDFERLVIGTFLIDKKGLDHSIDLLTPEVFYDPRHQVIFSTILKLYEGNHPVDLMTIIQDLKKEDKLSQAGGDHYIIDLTMGVSSSAHIEYHVRVILEKYILRSLINVSANVIDSSYKESTDVFELLDKAEQSFFEITNGTIKKGFDTANSLVKQAIDTIKSLKDKQGLSGVPSGFRDVDKETGGWQNSDLIIIAARPAMGKTAFLLSMARNIAVGHKIPMALFSLEMASVQLITRMIASETRISSEKLRKGTLDDEEWQRLFSNVSELENAPLYIDETPSLSIFDFRAKCRRLVMQHGVRLIMVDYLQLMTAGGGGKGVGNREQEISMISRSLKAIAKELNVPVIALSQLSRSVEARPGKRPQLSDLRESGAIEQDADIVSFIFRPEYYKISVWDNDEEGQETSTENQAELIIAKHRNGATADVRLSFLKHFAKFGDIEAAFEGGAGGGYPSNFGSNEPSGFDRIKTTIQPGAAFDLPDSSKLSGSSMNDLDDDDDFPF, via the coding sequence ATGGCGCAGAAAGAAACATTATCATCCTTAACGCACGGAAACTTTGCAAAAGAATTATCTATTGCGGATGGAAAAATGCCTCCTAATGCAGTGGATTTTGAAAGACTTGTTATCGGAACTTTTTTGATTGACAAAAAAGGTCTAGACCATTCTATTGACCTTCTTACTCCTGAAGTGTTTTACGATCCGAGGCATCAGGTTATTTTTTCTACTATTTTAAAGCTTTATGAAGGCAATCATCCGGTAGATTTAATGACCATTATCCAGGATCTGAAAAAGGAAGACAAATTAAGCCAGGCAGGGGGCGATCATTATATCATTGACCTCACGATGGGGGTAAGCTCATCTGCCCATATAGAATACCATGTACGGGTTATTCTTGAGAAGTATATTCTAAGAAGCCTGATCAATGTTTCTGCTAATGTGATTGATTCTTCATACAAAGAATCTACCGATGTTTTTGAACTTCTGGACAAAGCGGAACAGTCTTTCTTTGAAATCACCAACGGAACGATCAAAAAGGGATTCGATACTGCCAATTCATTGGTAAAACAGGCTATTGACACTATTAAATCTTTGAAAGACAAGCAAGGACTTTCAGGGGTTCCTTCCGGTTTCAGAGATGTGGATAAAGAAACCGGCGGCTGGCAAAATTCCGACCTTATTATTATTGCCGCCCGTCCCGCGATGGGAAAAACCGCGTTTCTTCTTTCTATGGCAAGAAATATTGCGGTAGGCCACAAGATTCCTATGGCTCTATTCTCTCTCGAGATGGCATCCGTTCAGCTTATCACAAGGATGATTGCTTCTGAGACGAGAATTTCATCTGAAAAATTAAGAAAAGGAACACTGGATGACGAAGAATGGCAAAGGCTGTTCTCCAATGTATCTGAGCTTGAAAATGCACCGCTCTATATTGATGAAACTCCTTCACTTTCTATTTTTGACTTCCGTGCAAAATGCCGAAGGCTGGTAATGCAACACGGAGTAAGGCTTATCATGGTCGATTATCTTCAGCTGATGACTGCCGGTGGAGGCGGAAAAGGAGTAGGAAACCGTGAACAGGAGATTTCCATGATTTCCCGGTCATTAAAAGCTATTGCAAAAGAACTTAACGTTCCGGTTATTGCACTTTCGCAGCTTTCACGTAGTGTGGAAGCGCGGCCCGGAAAAAGGCCCCAGCTTTCAGATCTAAGGGAATCAGGAGCGATTGAGCAGGATGCGGATATCGTATCTTTCATCTTCAGGCCTGAATATTACAAAATTTCCGTTTGGGATAACGATGAAGAAGGCCAGGAAACTTCTACTGAAAACCAGGCTGAATTAATTATCGCAAAACACAGAAATGGTGCCACAGCCGATGTCCGGTTATCTTTCTTAAAGCATTTTGCTAAATTCGGGGATATTGAGGCAGCTTTTGAAGGCGGTGCCGGCGGCGGTTATCCATCTAACTTCGGAAGCAACGAACCAAGCGGTTTCGACAGGATCAAAACAACGATTCAACCGGGGGCAGCATTTGACCTTCCGGACAGCTCAAAGCTTTCCGGATCTTCGATGAATGACCTGGATGACGATGATGATTTTCCATTTTAG